One Methylocystis iwaonis genomic window, ATCGCTCCCGCCCTGTATGGTCGCGCTCGTAAGGGAGCGGAAATGACCGAAAAACTAACGGTTTGTCTCGTTGGGCCCAAGAAGGGCGGCAAGTCCTCGCTTCTGGCGTCGCTCGTCGACTGCGTCGCGCAGAGCGCCTTCGGCTATTCGCCCCGCTTGCGGCCGGCGCTGCAGCCGATCTCGCAGGCCGAGTTTGCCGCCGGGCCGGCGGATTTGCGCCGCGCCGATTTCTTCGCGGCCGAGAAGGGCGACTATGAGCGCCTGAAACAGGAATTCTCGGACGGCGGCGTCGCCACCGACACGCTCAATACCTACGAATATTATTTCCGGCTCTCGGTGAATGGCGAGGCGCCGCCCGAGGTCGTGACGCGCGGGCCCTGGCTGCTGGAGATCGTCGACTCGGCCGGCGAAATCGCCGCGCCGCCGGATGGCGCGGAGGTCGCGATCCTCAACGACGTGAAAGCCAAGCTCGCGCGCCAGATGCTGGAGGCGGATGCGCTGGTGCTGGTGCTGCCGCTGGTGCGGCTCGACGACTCCGCCTGGATGGGCGCGCTGGCGCGGCTCATCGACCGCCTTGCGCTCGCGCGCGAGAAGAAGCTCAAGCGCCTCGTCGTCGTCTTCTCGCAATATGAGCGGCTGTTCACCCGGCTGGGGCCGAGCGCCTTCACCTATGCCTGCGATCCTGCCGTGGCGCTGCATGTGTTGCGCAAGTCGCTGCGCTCGGCGCAATGGCTCTCGCGGCTCAGGGCGCTGGACGCCGTCGGCGTCTCGGTGCGCTACACCGTCTGCTCGGCCTATGGCTTCGTCAAACGCTTCCAGAACCCGAATATGGACCCGCATCAGCCGGGCGAGCGCCGGTTCCGCCGCGCCGGCTTGGAGGGCGCGCGCGTCCATAGCGAATATTGGCGGCCGTTTCTGACGGCCGAGCCCATTCTCTACGCCGCTTTGGGGCTCGACAGCGCCTTCACATTCTCCCACGCGCAGATCGACGCGCTGGAAGAGGAAATTCCGGCGACTGCAATTCTTGCTTAATGAAACGTTCCTATTTGTCGTAAACCAAAACACTTTGTGAGGGGCGGGTTTATGGCGAGCGGAACGCCGTCTGGCGGCGACGAGATCATCACCTTTCACCGCCTGCATTACGGCAAGCTCGGCGAGGGTGACGAGCGGCGCGTGCCCGCCTCGGCGGGCTATGCCGTCACGCGCCGTTCCGCGGGCCTTGATCGCGCCTGGGACCCTTATCTGTCGCCCTTGCGTCTCGCGGGACTGCGCCGCTTCGAGCCGGACGCCATCGCGGTTGGCGCGCGTGGCGCCGGTTGCCTGATTGCGCGGGCGGTCGGCGATAGCATCATTTTCATGCGCGCCCGATTCCGGCCCGAGGATGGCGAGCGCGGCGACGGACGCCTGCATCAGCAGTCGGCGATTCTGGTCGGCGCCTTCGAGGCCTTCCGGCGCAACCCTGCTGGCTGCCTCTCCATCGCCGCGCATGATCTGCGGGCGCTGCCTGATCTGGCGAGCGAAGACGCGGTCGCGCGGCTGAACGAGTCGCCGCTCCGCTGGCGGGTGTCGCGGCCCGATTTAGAGGACGTGCGCCGCATCGTGGAGCAGGCGCCCTGGGCCTTTCGGATGCTCGAGACGTTGCTCGACGGCGCCGATAGCGGGGCCGACGCCTCCCATGATTTCGGGGCGCAGGATTTCGCCGATGAAGGCGCTTTCCTCGCCGGCGTGGGCCTGGTGCTGGAGCTCCTGCCCCCGGCCTATCCGCGCTGGCGCGACGTCAGCGTCGTTTCGGGCCTCGCCAATCCGCTGCCGGGCCTTTGCTTGCGCTATATCCCGTCCTCGGGACAGGCGCAGGCGGCGGCCTGATCGTCTGCGACCCTCGCGCACGACGCCCCAGAAATGTCATGCAGTTGTAATTCGATCAGGCTAAGTAGTTGTACCAGCAACACTAAACGTCGGCTGTCAGATGGTCCTTCACCTGCACCATGTTCCCGGGCGACTGCGGGTCTGCCTCGCAAATCTTGTGGGCGATTCGCGCGCGATTATCCCCCTCCATTCGGCGCTGCTTGCTGTTCCCGGCGTGAGATCCGCCTCGATCAACGCCCACACGGGCAGCGTCACGGTGCTCTATCACCGGGCCGACTTCGATTTGGAGGCCTTCTGGGCGACGCTGCGGCGGCAGGGCTGCCTCAGCGATCAGGCCGGCGAGCCCGCCCCGTCACACAGCGCCGACTCTGTTGCGACGAGTGCGGCTTCCGGGCTTGGCCAGGCCCTGGCTTCGGCGCTGGTGAAGAGCCTGTTCGACCGCTCGGCGCTTTCCCTGGTCAAATTGCTGACCTGATACCGTTTCCGTTTGAACAGCGCGTATTGGGCGCTTGTCATTCCCGACGGGCCAAAGGCCCGATCGGGAATCCAGAGCCAATAAAAGCGCTGGTTTGGCTCTGGATTCCCGTTCGCTGCGCGAGCGGCGGGACGTCCAACCTCACATGACGTGTCCGATCCTCAAAACTATTCGCGCGTCCCGCGCTCACGCGCGCTTGAATGCGCTTTCCCTGGAACTATCGTTTCGTCAAAGAGCCCGGCCCTATGCGGGAAAAGCCCGATGACGAGACATCACGGATTCCATGTTGCGCACGCCACGCCTCGGCGGCTGCGACTCCAGGCGCCGCACAAACGCGGTGACCGTGAATTTTTTAGGTCTGTGCAAGACCAGTTGTCACAATGGCCGGACGTCGAGCGCGTCGACGTCAATCCGCTTTCCACGAGCGTCGTGATTCATGCTCCCGACGCCGAAGCCATTCTCGATCTGCTGGAATCGAGTGGCATGCTGCGGGCTATGGAAGCCCCTGTGCGCGACGGGAGGAACGAAGCGCCCCAGCCGAAACAGCCGAGCGCCAAGCCCCAGGCGCATCTCCAGCGCCGGAGCCCCGGCCGGGTCAATGTGGCGCGGATTTCCGTCTTCGCTATTGTGGGCGCGAGCGTCGCACTCAAACTGGCGCGCGGCAATAGTGTGGCCGCGGCGGCTATGGTCCTGCTCTATGGCGGTCGGGCGGCGCAACGCTGGTGGGTTTCCTATCAGGAGGGGCAGCGCGCCGCCGTGCCTTTGCGGCAGTTTCCGCCGCCCGCCGGCGGCAGGTGAGATCGCGTCGTCGGCTGTGCGTAGCTCTGCCTAACTAAAAGATTTTAAATGTTTTAGGCGCTGACGCGCCTTGAAGGCGCAACGCGGATGCGCACATGACTGGTGTGAGATCCGTTGATTGGTTCGGCGTCATTCCCGACGCTTGCATAGCGAGCGATCGGGAATCCAGAGCAAAACCAGCGCTTCTGCGGCTCTGGATTCCCGGTCGGGCTTTCAGCCCGCCGGGAATGACATCCCCCAGTGCGAGCCATTCAACCGGAAAGGGATCGTTCGATCACATCCTGAAGGAGCACGGCAATGGCGCTGTTCGAAGACCTCATGGAAGAAGCATTGGGACCCGTGGCGATCGGCATCGGGGCGCTTCTTGTCGTTCCGGCGTTGTTCCCCTCGGTCGGGCGCGCGCTGCGGCCGGTAGCCAAGGGGGCGATCAAGACCGGTATCTCCGTCTATGAGAGGACCGTCGCCACCATCGCCGAAGCGACGGGCGATCTCGTCGCCGAGGCGCGCTCCGAGCTCGAAAGCGAGTCGCATCGCGTCGCGGGGCCGGAGCGCGGAGGGACACACGGTCACGCGCACGCGCCCACCTGATAGCAAGCTGCGCGACACAAACGCCGCCGAGGGACGCACCCTCGGCGGCGTTTTTTAAGAGCCGTTACATCCGCGCGACGACGACCAGCCGGCGCACCTCGCCGCGCTTATAGGCTTGCAGGAAGGCGCTATAGTTTCGGAACGAGACGCAGCCGTTGGAATCTCCGTTCGGGCCCAGCATGAAGGTGTGGGCGAGGAGACCGGCGCGCCCGTAGATGTTGTCTCCGCCGATGGGCGTGAGCCGAAGCGCCTCGACGCCATGGAACAGCGCCTCGCGCGGCGTAAGCGCATAGACCGTCGGCGGGGTCGGGCCCTTCATCCGCACATGGACGAAACGCGGGTCGTCGAGATGCGGGCCGAGGCCGGAATGCGCCTCGAGCCTCGTTCCGTCCGGCATGTAAACCGTGTGGGCGGAGATGTCGTAGACGGCCGTGCCGGCGCCAGCGCGGGCCGTTGCGGTCGATTGAGCGGGGACGGAAGGCGCAACTGCGCTGGTCAGGCCGCCAAAGAGCCCGCCGGTCGATTCCTGCGGCGCATAAGCCAAGGCCTGGGTTTGGCCCTGCGCCGCGACGGCCTGCTGCTGTCGGCGGCCGCGGCCGAGGGGGGCGGGCTGAGGCTGGCCGGCTTGCTGTTGCTGTTCGGCGCCGGCGCCGCCGAAAATCTTCTCGAAGAAACCGCGGTTGTCCGCCGGGGCGGGCGCCGGCTCGCTCGGCAGCGCCGCCTGGCGTATGGGCGCTTCAGGCGCGCGGCTCACGGAATTTTTCAGCTCGGCCGGGCGATGCGGCGGCAGCGGCGCGCCCGTCTCCTCGGCAATGTCGGCGGGCGGCGGCTCGACGCTCTCGTTTGGCGCGGTCGACTCGACCCTGGCCTCCAGCGCGGCGCTCTGTTGAGGGGCAGGCGCCGTCGCGACGGCGCTGCGCGCCCAGGGGCCGAGCCCGACGACCATCGGCCCATAGGGATGTGGGCCCTGGGTTGGCTGCGCGGCCCCGGCGAGGACTGGGGCCGGCGCCGGGCGCTGATGAAGCCCTTGCCAAGCGGCCAGCAAGCCCAAGGACAATACGCCCGCGCCCAGCACGGCATAGGCAAGCGGCCGGCCGTGATCGCGCGACAATAAGCCGTGTAGATGGGTTTTCTTCAACGTCCGCCCCCGAAAGCATCGCTGGGGCGCGCCATTTGTGCCTTAGGGCTTCGACGAATCGATGCTCCGGACCCGGAGTGGCGCGCGCAATAGCGTCACGGCAACACTCTGGAAAAGCATCGCGGCCTTGCTTGGGCTCAATTCGGGCGAATTCTTGGCTGTAAACAGGCGCTTCGGGGAACGGCGCCGGAGCAGGCAGGGCGGGAAGGTCCCGCCTGCTCAGTCGTTTACAGGTGGGAAACCACCGCGAGGCGCCGGATTTCGCCTCGCTTATAGGCGTTGAGGAAGGCGTCGTAGTCGCGGAAGGAGACGCATCCGTTCGAGTCGCCGTTGGGGCCGAGCATATAAGTATGCGCCAGCAATCCCGCGCGATTGTAGATCGCCCCGCCGCCGCCGACAGGATTGAGCCGCAGCGCCTCGACGCCATGGAACAGCGCCTCACGCGGCCTCAGATCGTAAACATGCGGCGGGGTCGGACCCCGCATGCGCAAATGCACATAGCGCGGGTCGTCGAGATGCTCGCGCAGCCCGGAATGGGCCTCGAGCCGCTGGCCGTTCGGCATGTAAACCGTGCGGGCGGAGATGTCGTAGACCGCCGTGTAGCGGTCGAAGCGCGCGCTCGGATTCGCCGGCGCCACGGCGCTGTGCAGCCCGCCGAAAAGCCCGACTGGATCGGAAGGGTTGGCGTAGGCCATGGCTTCCTGACGGTGGGCCGCCCGCGGCGCGGCGGCCTGGGGCGCGCCGCCGAACAGTCGCTCGAAGAAGCCCGGATTGTCGGACGGGGTCGCCGGAACGGCGGTGGCACCCTCGAGGCGCGAAATCCGGCGCGACGCCGGTTCGTGCCGCGCGGCGAGCGGCAGCTCCTTTGGCGCCTCGGGCCGCAGCGCGGCCGAGAGCTCGGCGGGCCGGCGCGGCGGGGTGGGCGCATCGGCCGTGACATGGGGCGGCTCGACGAGAGCGGCGCTGACGGTGCGCAATTCGACCGGGCGCGTTGGAGGCGCCGGCGGCTCGGGAGCCTTCGCCAGCGGCGCGGGCGTCGCCGCCTCGGCCTCCGCCACAAAACGGAACGGCGGCTTCGCGCGCGCCTCGCGCGGCGCAAAGGCGCTCGCCGCATGGGGGCCGATGTCGGAGAGATAGGAGCCGCGCAGGCCAAGGTCCTTGACGCCCGCGGCCTCGGCGTCAGGCGCCGGGTCGAGGGGCGAGCGCGGGAAGAGCAAGGCGCCTGTCAAGAGGCAGATGCTCAGCGCCCCGAGCGCCGGGATGATCCGGCGAAGCTCTCGGGATGAAAAAACGCGAGGATACAGAACCATGTTACGCATGGTTCGACGCTAGCGCGGGGTGCTTTCGGAATGGTTGCCAAGCCCTTTCCGCCGAACGACGGATTTGGCTTAAATTGAGACGACTTCTGAGGCGGACGCGCCCCATTGACCGCGCGCCGCGACAACCGTAACTGCTTCGTCGCAAGATCCGCGAAGGCGCGGCCAGGGGTTCGAGATATGAGCGTCGATCAAAGCAAGGAAGCGGTTGCCGCCAATGCGTCGCGCGGGGCTGTCGACTATCTCTCCCCCACGCGCTCCTTCCAGGGCTTGATTCTCACGCTGCAAAATTACTGGGCGGCGCAGGGGTGCGTCATTTTGCAGCCTTACGACATGGAGATGGGCGCGGCGACCTTCCATCCGGGGACGACGCTGCGCGCCCTCGGCCCCAAGCCCTGGCGCGCCGCTTATGCGCAGCCGTGCCGGCGGCCCAAGGATGGGCGCTATGGCGAGAACCCCAACCGGGTGCAGCATTATTATCAGTTCCAGGTGATCCTGAA contains:
- a CDS encoding HMA2 domain-containing protein yields the protein MVLHLHHVPGRLRVCLANLVGDSRAIIPLHSALLAVPGVRSASINAHTGSVTVLYHRADFDLEAFWATLRRQGCLSDQAGEPAPSHSADSVATSAASGLGQALASALVKSLFDRSALSLVKLLT
- a CDS encoding DUF5132 domain-containing protein is translated as MALFEDLMEEALGPVAIGIGALLVVPALFPSVGRALRPVAKGAIKTGISVYERTVATIAEATGDLVAEARSELESESHRVAGPERGGTHGHAHAPT
- a CDS encoding DUF2778 domain-containing protein, which translates into the protein MKKTHLHGLLSRDHGRPLAYAVLGAGVLSLGLLAAWQGLHQRPAPAPVLAGAAQPTQGPHPYGPMVVGLGPWARSAVATAPAPQQSAALEARVESTAPNESVEPPPADIAEETGAPLPPHRPAELKNSVSRAPEAPIRQAALPSEPAPAPADNRGFFEKIFGGAGAEQQQQAGQPQPAPLGRGRRQQQAVAAQGQTQALAYAPQESTGGLFGGLTSAVAPSVPAQSTATARAGAGTAVYDISAHTVYMPDGTRLEAHSGLGPHLDDPRFVHVRMKGPTPPTVYALTPREALFHGVEALRLTPIGGDNIYGRAGLLAHTFMLGPNGDSNGCVSFRNYSAFLQAYKRGEVRRLVVVARM
- a CDS encoding DUF2778 domain-containing protein; translated protein: MRNMVLYPRVFSSRELRRIIPALGALSICLLTGALLFPRSPLDPAPDAEAAGVKDLGLRGSYLSDIGPHAASAFAPREARAKPPFRFVAEAEAATPAPLAKAPEPPAPPTRPVELRTVSAALVEPPHVTADAPTPPRRPAELSAALRPEAPKELPLAARHEPASRRISRLEGATAVPATPSDNPGFFERLFGGAPQAAAPRAAHRQEAMAYANPSDPVGLFGGLHSAVAPANPSARFDRYTAVYDISARTVYMPNGQRLEAHSGLREHLDDPRYVHLRMRGPTPPHVYDLRPREALFHGVEALRLNPVGGGGAIYNRAGLLAHTYMLGPNGDSNGCVSFRDYDAFLNAYKRGEIRRLAVVSHL